The following are encoded together in the Cicer arietinum cultivar CDC Frontier isolate Library 1 chromosome 2, Cicar.CDCFrontier_v2.0, whole genome shotgun sequence genome:
- the LOC101501553 gene encoding elongator complex protein 5: MAESIFRTLRDGALEGELAPTLTIKDSLSSPFAFHVFSHILLQLSSHIIAQKSQSHGIVIVALSRSPSFYAALFKNKGVELASSNTRVHVLDCYTDPLGWKDKTRESGNFIDPSHEISISTSCYKTVKDIDKLFLAITELGRGLVGENKARICVAIDSLSELLRHASLQSVASLLSNLRSNDQISSIFGLLHSDLHEERTAAALEYMSSIVASVEPAHHSSENSLTEKNFTKGKFNVRFKRRNGRVRATCEEFKVEAGEISFASFSAEDGTTISGLLPKVQFNLQLSEKEQNDRAKVVLPFEHQGNGRPIQIYDGRRSLEENSSEGPPLSRGKKEDSSLGEIIYFRDSDDEMPDSDEDPDDDLDI, encoded by the exons ATGGCGGAATCAATTTTCAGAACCTTAAGAGATGGCGCTTTAGAAGGAGAACTTGCACCTACTCTCACAATCAAAGACTCTCTCTCTTCACCTTTTGCCTTCCATGTTTTTTCTCACATTCTTCTTCAACTCTCTTCACACATCATCGCTCAAAAATCTCAATCACA TGGTATTGTGATTGTTGCGCTTTCTCGGAGTCCTTCCTTTTATGCTGCTTTGTTCAAGAATAAGGGAGTGGAACTTGCGTCTTCTAACACAcg GGTTCATGTTTTGGATTGTTATACAGATCCTCTTGGTTGGAAGGATAAGACAAGGGAATCTGGAAATTTCATTGACCCTTCTCATGAAATTTCAATTTCTACTAGTTGTTATAAAACAGTCAAGGATATCGATAAGTTGTTTTTGGCGATTACTGAACTGGGCAGAG GGTTAGTTGGAGAAAATAAAGCCCGCATCTGTGTTGCCATAGACTCG CTAAGTGAGCTATTGAGACATGCGTCTTTGCAGTCAGTTGCAAGCCTTCTAAGCAATCTGCGTAGCAATG ATCAAATTTCAAGTATATTTGGGCTATTGCATTCTGACCTTCATGAGGAGAGGACTGCAGCAGCTCTTGAGTACATGTCCTCCATAGTGGCCAGTGTAGAACCAGCTCACCATTCTTCAGAGAACTCCTTAACGGAGAAAAACTTTACCAAAGGAAAATTTAATGTCAGATTCAAACGCAGAAATGGACGAGTTAGAGCAACG TGTGAAGAGTTTAAAGTTGAGGCTGGGGAAATCAGCTTCGCGTCTTTTTCAGCAGAAGATGGAACAACCATTTCGGGCCTCTTGCCAAAG GTACAATTCAATCTTCAGCTATCAGAGAAGGAGCAAAATGATAGGGCAAAGGTTGTGCTTCCTTTTGAACACCAAG GAAATGGTAGACCAATACAAATTTATGATGGTAGAAGGTCCCTTGAAGAGAACAGCAGTGAGGGGCCACCTCTTTCAAGGGGTAAAAAGGAGGATTCTTCCCTAGGTGAGATTAtatattttcgtgattcagatGATGAGATGCCAGATTCTGATGAGGATCCAGATGATGATTTAGATATATGA